Proteins from one Acidobacteriota bacterium genomic window:
- the larA gene encoding nickel-dependent lactate racemase produces the protein MNVDLAYGRGRLSVEFPDDRTTVLEPSYVGGLPDEQSAIRHALRMPLGTPPLASLVKAEQSVAISVCDITRPMPSDTLLPVLLDELAHVPDERIAILIATGTHRPNDRGELIEMLGQPIVDRYPIVNHSAFDEDGLVHLGEVEPRVPVWLNRHWVEADFRITTGFVEPHFFAGFSGGPKLVAPGLAGFRTTMRLHDAEMIGSPNARWGVIEGNPIQEAIRRIASHVGVHFSVDVAINRDRRITSVAAGEIFAVHRTIAARVKQSAMQAFDAPFDVVVTTNSGYPLDQNLYQSVKGMSAAAQVVRQGGAIVCAAECADGLPSHGEYGDILRARETPEALLEMICAPGHNRHDQWEVQVQAQIQQRAEVFLKTDGLAHDEVRAAHLTPIDDVAETTREQLDRAGPAARVCVLPEGPQTIPYLAG, from the coding sequence ATGAACGTCGATCTGGCCTACGGCCGCGGCCGCCTGTCGGTCGAGTTTCCGGATGACCGCACCACGGTCCTGGAGCCGTCCTACGTCGGCGGCCTGCCGGACGAGCAGTCGGCCATTCGCCATGCCTTGCGGATGCCGCTGGGGACGCCGCCGCTCGCGTCGCTCGTGAAGGCCGAGCAGAGTGTCGCCATCTCGGTCTGCGACATCACCCGGCCGATGCCCAGCGACACGCTGCTGCCGGTGCTGCTCGACGAGCTGGCCCATGTGCCCGACGAGCGGATCGCCATCCTGATCGCCACCGGCACGCACCGGCCCAACGATCGCGGCGAGCTGATCGAGATGCTCGGGCAGCCGATCGTCGACCGCTATCCCATCGTCAACCACAGCGCGTTCGACGAGGACGGTCTGGTGCACCTGGGCGAGGTGGAGCCGCGGGTGCCGGTCTGGCTGAACCGGCACTGGGTCGAGGCCGACTTTCGCATCACGACCGGGTTCGTCGAGCCGCACTTCTTCGCCGGGTTCAGCGGCGGGCCGAAGCTGGTGGCGCCGGGGCTGGCCGGGTTCAGGACAACGATGCGGCTGCACGACGCCGAGATGATCGGCAGCCCGAACGCGCGGTGGGGCGTCATCGAAGGGAACCCCATTCAGGAAGCCATACGCCGCATCGCCTCCCACGTCGGCGTCCACTTCAGCGTCGACGTCGCGATCAACCGCGACCGGCGGATCACCAGCGTCGCGGCGGGGGAGATCTTCGCCGTGCACCGGACGATAGCGGCGCGCGTCAAGCAGAGCGCCATGCAGGCGTTCGACGCGCCGTTCGATGTCGTCGTCACGACCAACAGCGGCTACCCGCTCGACCAGAACCTCTACCAGAGTGTGAAAGGCATGTCGGCGGCGGCGCAGGTGGTCAGGCAGGGCGGGGCCATCGTCTGCGCCGCGGAGTGCGCCGACGGGCTGCCGTCACACGGCGAGTACGGCGACATCTTGCGGGCCCGCGAGACGCCGGAGGCGCTGCTCGAGATGATTTGCGCGCCGGGCCACAACCGGCACGACCAGTGGGAAGTGCAGGTCCAGGCGCAGATCCAGCAGCGCGCCGAGGTGTTCCTGAAGACCGACGGCCTCGCGCACGACGAGGTCCGCGCGGCGCACCTGACGCCCATCGACGACGTCGCGGAGACGACGCGCGAGCAGCTCGACCGGGCCGGTCCGGCGGCGCGGGTCTGCGTCCTGCCCGAGGGGCCGCAGACGATTCCTTATCTGGCCGGGTGA
- a CDS encoding type II toxin-antitoxin system VapC family toxin, protein MVYLDSCAIVKLVVPELESQALRRYLAVRYDRVASGLVRVEVFRALRRAHASEPATWHRAEQVLEGIALLAIDEPVLRAAAHLQPERLRSLDAVHLATALSLEGLEAVVTYDQRLLDAAAGAGLAVAAPQ, encoded by the coding sequence GTGGTCTATCTGGATTCCTGCGCTATCGTCAAACTCGTCGTCCCCGAGCTCGAGTCGCAGGCCCTCCGGCGGTACCTGGCGGTCCGCTACGATCGCGTCGCCAGCGGACTCGTTCGCGTCGAAGTGTTCCGTGCGTTGCGTCGGGCACACGCCTCGGAACCGGCTACGTGGCACCGGGCGGAACAGGTTCTGGAGGGCATCGCGCTGCTGGCCATCGACGAGCCGGTCCTGCGTGCCGCCGCACACCTGCAGCCGGAACGGCTGCGAAGCCTCGACGCGGTTCATCTCGCGACAGCTCTCTCGTTGGAGGGACTCGAAGCCGTGGTCACCTACGACCAGCGGCTCCTTGACGCCGCCGCGGGGGCAGGTCTCGCGGTTGCGGCGCCGCAATGA
- a CDS encoding type II toxin-antitoxin system prevent-host-death family antitoxin, whose product MCFIVPEANAATSRVGIRALRQNLSVYLRRIHRGERFEVTDRGRPVALLVPLAGNESPLEKLIAQGRATAPKGDLLDLEPPAGKASNAVSEALIADRDDRI is encoded by the coding sequence ATGTGCTTCATTGTGCCTGAAGCCAATGCGGCTACGTCCAGAGTCGGCATTCGCGCACTGCGACAGAACCTGAGCGTCTATCTGCGACGCATCCACCGCGGCGAGCGGTTCGAAGTCACCGACCGCGGCCGGCCCGTTGCCCTGCTCGTGCCTCTCGCAGGCAACGAGTCTCCTCTTGAAAAGCTAATCGCGCAAGGACGAGCGACCGCGCCGAAGGGCGACCTGCTGGATCTGGAACCACCTGCGGGCAAGGCTTCGAACGCCGTGAGCGAGGCGTTGATCGCCGACCGCGACGACCGAATCTGA
- a CDS encoding DUF3667 domain-containing protein, translating to MKTVGEDAVVRSVESALEGGPTEIVACPSCGSDGVESSCPSCGQRASSLHTPITEFVRETLDGLFSFDSRVWRTLITLFLHPGLLTVDYWEGRGARSVAPLRLYALTYLGDDTPGETDNLHFPGIGEEATRLLVAERRAGLLGIDTASIDHGQSTDFIAHQMGAAAGVPNLENVADLSGLPPTGFLLAALPMKIAGGTGAPVRIVALIPPS from the coding sequence GTGAAGACGGTCGGCGAGGATGCCGTCGTACGTAGTGTCGAGTCGGCATTGGAGGGCGGGCCAACGGAGATTGTGGCTTGTCCCAGTTGCGGCTCCGACGGAGTCGAGAGCTCCTGTCCGTCATGCGGCCAGAGAGCCAGCAGCCTTCACACCCCCATCACGGAGTTCGTCCGGGAGACGCTCGACGGCCTCTTCTCGTTCGACTCGCGCGTCTGGCGGACGCTCATCACGCTGTTCCTCCATCCCGGATTGCTGACCGTCGACTACTGGGAAGGCCGCGGCGCACGTTCCGTGGCGCCACTACGGCTCTACGCGCTCACCTATCTCGGCGACGACACGCCCGGCGAGACCGATAACCTGCACTTCCCTGGGATCGGCGAGGAAGCGACTCGCCTGCTCGTCGCCGAGCGCCGCGCCGGGCTGCTCGGCATCGACACTGCCAGCATCGACCACGGCCAGTCGACGGACTTCATTGCACACCAGATGGGCGCCGCGGCCGGCGTGCCCAACCTGGAGAACGTCGCAGACCTGTCCGGCTTGCCGCCAACCGGATTCCTGCTCGCCGCGCTGCCGATGAAGATAGCGGGCGGTACCGGCGCGCCTGTGCGGATCGTCGCGCTGATCCCGCCGTCCTGA
- a CDS encoding PQQ-binding-like beta-propeller repeat protein: MPAQPRPRRVFLPAAMILAACAVARPALLAQSPAESEFVPVTDAMLQAPAPGDWPMWRRTLDGWGYSPLDQVDRDNVGDLRLVWSRALRAGGRQQGTPLVYDGILYMPNPSDVIQAIDAATGDLIWEYQRPLPDDACERIMPGVCTTNRNLAIYDDLIIDTSVDEFVFALDAKTGELVWETPVLDYRTHPANQSTGPIIANGKVISGRSCMPAAGPDACVITAHDPHTGEELWRRRTIPRPGEPGDETWGGLPDAERRHVGTWMAPSYDPELNLLFIGTSVTSPAPKFMVGGADNRHLYHNSTLALDADTGEIVWYYQHLNDHWDLDHPFERLLVDTVVRPDPAAVSWINPRLQQGEERRVMTGIPGKTGVVYTLDRATGEFLWATPTVAQNVISSIDGATGAVSENPELIFGGFGQEVLTCPTAMGGKDWEAGAYSPRTNMMYMPLRNACARMAALDDGGRSLYSLSMRNELAPGTDQLGAVWAISAETGVTAWTWEQRAATMSLAATAGGLVFVGDVNGRFRALDDETGEVLWEVNLGSPVSGFPVIYAVDGRQYVVAGTGTGGNASRWSAMTPELRPSSGNNIFVFALP, from the coding sequence ATGCCTGCGCAGCCTCGTCCACGACGCGTCTTCCTGCCCGCGGCGATGATCCTCGCCGCCTGCGCGGTTGCGCGACCGGCACTGCTCGCCCAGTCCCCGGCCGAGTCGGAGTTCGTCCCCGTCACCGACGCGATGCTGCAGGCGCCGGCGCCCGGCGACTGGCCGATGTGGCGCCGCACCCTGGACGGCTGGGGCTACAGCCCCCTCGACCAGGTGGACCGGGACAACGTCGGCGACCTGCGCCTGGTCTGGTCCCGCGCCCTGCGCGCCGGCGGGCGGCAGCAGGGCACGCCGCTGGTCTACGACGGCATTCTCTACATGCCGAATCCGAGCGACGTCATCCAGGCCATCGACGCGGCGACCGGGGATCTGATCTGGGAGTACCAGCGTCCGCTGCCCGACGACGCCTGCGAGCGCATCATGCCCGGGGTGTGCACGACGAACCGCAACCTCGCCATCTACGACGACCTGATCATCGACACCAGCGTCGACGAGTTCGTGTTCGCCCTCGACGCCAAGACCGGCGAGCTCGTGTGGGAGACGCCGGTCCTCGACTACCGGACGCACCCGGCGAACCAGAGCACCGGACCGATCATCGCCAACGGGAAGGTCATCTCCGGGCGGAGCTGCATGCCCGCGGCCGGACCGGACGCCTGCGTTATCACCGCGCACGACCCGCACACCGGCGAGGAGCTGTGGCGCCGGCGCACCATCCCGCGGCCCGGCGAGCCCGGCGACGAGACGTGGGGCGGGCTGCCCGACGCGGAGCGGCGCCACGTCGGCACGTGGATGGCCCCGAGCTACGACCCGGAGCTGAACCTCCTCTTCATCGGCACGTCGGTGACCTCGCCAGCCCCGAAGTTCATGGTGGGGGGCGCCGACAACCGGCACCTGTACCACAACTCGACACTCGCCCTCGACGCCGACACCGGTGAGATTGTCTGGTACTACCAGCACCTCAACGACCACTGGGACCTCGACCATCCGTTCGAGCGGCTGCTCGTCGACACGGTGGTTCGCCCGGATCCGGCCGCGGTGAGCTGGATCAATCCTCGCCTGCAACAGGGCGAGGAGCGCCGCGTGATGACGGGCATCCCCGGCAAGACCGGCGTGGTCTACACCCTCGACCGCGCCACCGGCGAGTTCCTGTGGGCGACGCCCACCGTGGCGCAGAACGTCATCAGCAGCATCGACGGCGCGACCGGCGCGGTCTCCGAGAATCCGGAGCTCATCTTCGGCGGCTTCGGACAGGAAGTCCTCACCTGCCCCACCGCGATGGGCGGCAAGGATTGGGAGGCCGGGGCCTACAGCCCGCGCACCAACATGATGTACATGCCGCTGCGCAACGCCTGCGCGCGAATGGCGGCGCTCGACGACGGCGGCCGGTCGCTCTACAGCCTGAGCATGCGCAACGAGCTCGCCCCCGGCACCGACCAGCTCGGCGCCGTGTGGGCCATCTCGGCCGAGACCGGCGTCACCGCCTGGACCTGGGAGCAGCGAGCCGCGACGATGTCGCTCGCTGCCACGGCCGGGGGCCTCGTCTTCGTGGGCGATGTCAACGGCCGCTTCCGCGCCCTCGACGACGAGACCGGCGAGGTGCTCTGGGAGGTAAACCTCGGCTCGCCGGTCAGCGGGTTCCCCGTGATCTACGCGGTCGACGGCCGGCAATACGTGGTGGCCGGTACCGGCACCGGCGGCAACGCTTCCCGCTGGAGCGCGATGACCCCGGAGTTGCGGCCGAGCAGCGGCAACAACATCTTCGTCTTCGCGTTGCCTTGA
- a CDS encoding DUF1552 domain-containing protein: MRGINIFTAKPLSRRTVLRGVGATVALPFLDAMAPGVSASTRAAAKRIHRFQAIFVPNGMAMEYWSPATAGSGFELTPILQPFAPFRDRMLVFSGLNSSWTYVHAGASGSFLTGTSRGGTSETDVVADTSIDQILAREFGPSTPLASLELSIDKEANAGQCTSGLSCAYTQTISWRTPTMPLPMENNPRAVFERLFGDSGSTDPAVRLARMREKRSILDSVMDKLADVERRVGTDDRRKVDEYAAAIRDVERRIEVAESRSDVHPVFADEPRGVPSTFEEHVELMFDLQFLALQSDTTRVATFMLGREQSTRTYPEVGVDEPHHPLSHHGNDPAQIAKMSKVNTHHAALTAKYLERLRATPDQDGSLLDNMTIMYGTCMSNSTRHAGNNVPILVLGGGAGRLKGGRHLQYGAGTTHANLLLTLLDKFDVPLDRVGGSTGPLPIDGIDTLTEL, translated from the coding sequence ATGAGAGGCATCAACATCTTCACCGCGAAGCCCTTGTCCCGCCGGACGGTCCTGCGCGGCGTGGGCGCAACCGTGGCGTTGCCGTTCCTGGATGCCATGGCGCCCGGCGTGTCCGCGTCGACGCGTGCCGCGGCCAAGCGGATTCATCGCTTTCAGGCGATATTCGTGCCGAACGGGATGGCCATGGAGTACTGGTCGCCGGCGACGGCGGGAAGCGGCTTCGAGCTCACCCCGATTCTCCAGCCCTTCGCGCCGTTCCGGGACCGGATGCTCGTCTTCTCGGGTCTCAACTCGTCATGGACCTACGTCCATGCCGGCGCTTCCGGTTCGTTCCTGACCGGCACGAGCCGCGGGGGGACGTCCGAAACGGACGTGGTGGCGGACACGTCGATCGACCAGATTCTCGCGCGCGAGTTCGGCCCGTCGACGCCGCTCGCCTCCCTCGAGCTGTCCATAGACAAGGAGGCCAACGCGGGACAGTGCACGTCCGGCCTGAGCTGCGCGTACACGCAGACGATCTCGTGGCGCACGCCCACCATGCCGCTGCCGATGGAGAACAACCCGCGGGCCGTGTTCGAACGGCTGTTCGGCGACAGCGGCTCGACCGACCCCGCCGTGCGGCTCGCCCGCATGCGGGAGAAGCGCAGCATCCTGGACTCGGTGATGGACAAGCTGGCGGACGTCGAGCGGCGGGTCGGGACGGACGACCGACGCAAGGTCGACGAGTACGCCGCCGCCATCCGCGACGTCGAGAGACGGATCGAGGTGGCGGAATCCCGCAGCGACGTGCATCCGGTCTTCGCCGACGAGCCGCGGGGCGTGCCCTCCACGTTCGAGGAGCACGTCGAGTTGATGTTCGACCTCCAGTTCCTGGCGCTGCAGAGCGATACCACCCGCGTGGCCACGTTCATGCTGGGCCGGGAGCAGAGCACGCGGACCTATCCCGAGGTGGGCGTAGACGAACCGCACCATCCGCTGTCGCACCACGGCAACGACCCGGCGCAGATCGCCAAGATGTCCAAGGTCAACACGCATCACGCGGCGCTGACGGCGAAGTACCTGGAACGGCTCCGAGCGACGCCGGACCAGGACGGGTCGCTCCTCGACAACATGACGATCATGTACGGCACGTGCATGTCCAACAGCACGCGCCACGCGGGCAACAACGTCCCGATCCTGGTGCTCGGCGGGGGTGCGGGGCGGCTGAAGGGCGGCCGGCATCTCCAGTACGGCGCGGGGACCACGCACGCCAATCTCCTGCTCACGCTGCTCGACAAGTTCGACGTCCCCCTGGATCGTGTCGGCGGCAGCACCGGGCCCTTGCCGATCGACGGGATCGACACGCTGACGGAGCTGTAA
- a CDS encoding DUF1592 domain-containing protein yields the protein MKIPRPGSVSIAVAAAALAAAMAAGWPPGSSHRLLAASAAQPPPASAESVRRLLDRYCVACHNERRVTAAGGVASVLDSQLRETGLALDVADTERPGADAALWERVIARLEAGSMPPAGRPRPGAEEMRAVASWLVTRIDQAAAANPNPGRTASMHRLNRTEYGNAIRDLLALEIDAAALLPGDETSDTGFDNNAEVLSISTAQLERYLSAARKISRLATGVTTAPDFARFENSVLLTQADRRNEDLPLGSRGGLSATHHFPADGNYIFRIALTTNWQDYVRGMGRRNLLDLRIDGRLVRRFTVGGEAPGTPAPTTWSPAEAGDPEWERYVRESAAHLEVRAPVDAGPHVVGVSFVRNRWEPEGPLQPVMKGAVLSNDEKYHGNAEVQALTIEGPYEGAVPEDTPSRRRIFVCDPAAVTEEEACAERILSRLARRAYRRPPADPDVDTLLEFFRDGRAKAGGRFDSGIQLALERLLVDPDFLLRVHEEPPGAAPGQAYPLGGLELASRLSFFMWSSIPDDELLDVAERGELTDPAVLRRQVRRMLADPRSEALVSNFAVQWLHLRNLDDVKADPAVYPEFDQDLVEAFRQETALFIGSTIEEDRSVLDLLGANYTYVNERLARHYGIPGVYGSRFRRVTLPDLEQRGGLLGHGSLLSLTSYPHRTSPVLRGRWLLEAIFGTPPPGPPPDVPALPERGANDAPASMRERLEMHRRNPACASCHRTIDPPGFMLEHYDAIGRWRSVTDDGRAVDAAGTLPNGVTAEGLAGLRALLLEAPEQFAGTLTRRLLAYALGREPQYYDQPTVRRIVRNAAADGHRWSSIILGIVESPAFLTRRAAE from the coding sequence ATGAAGATACCGCGGCCCGGATCCGTGTCGATCGCGGTCGCAGCAGCAGCGCTTGCCGCGGCCATGGCGGCCGGTTGGCCCCCCGGCTCTTCGCATCGCCTTCTGGCCGCCTCGGCCGCACAGCCTCCGCCGGCGTCCGCCGAATCGGTGCGCCGCCTCCTGGATCGATACTGCGTCGCCTGCCACAACGAGCGCCGCGTCACCGCGGCGGGCGGGGTCGCGTCCGTGCTGGATTCGCAGCTCCGCGAAACGGGTCTCGCACTGGACGTGGCCGACACGGAGCGGCCTGGCGCCGACGCGGCGCTGTGGGAGCGCGTGATCGCGAGACTCGAGGCGGGCTCGATGCCGCCGGCGGGACGCCCGCGTCCCGGCGCGGAGGAGATGCGCGCCGTCGCGAGCTGGCTCGTGACGCGCATCGACCAGGCGGCCGCGGCGAACCCGAATCCGGGCAGGACCGCTTCGATGCACCGCCTGAACCGCACCGAGTACGGCAACGCGATTCGCGACCTCCTCGCCCTGGAGATCGACGCGGCGGCGCTGCTGCCCGGCGACGAGACCTCGGATACCGGGTTCGACAACAACGCGGAGGTCCTCTCCATATCGACCGCGCAACTGGAGCGGTATCTCTCCGCGGCACGGAAGATCTCGCGACTGGCCACCGGTGTCACGACGGCGCCCGATTTCGCGCGCTTCGAGAACTCCGTGCTGCTGACCCAGGCGGACCGGCGGAACGAGGATCTGCCGCTCGGATCCCGCGGCGGCCTCTCCGCCACGCACCACTTCCCGGCCGACGGCAACTACATCTTCCGCATCGCGCTGACGACCAACTGGCAGGACTACGTCCGCGGCATGGGCAGAAGGAACCTGCTGGACCTCCGCATCGACGGCCGGCTCGTCCGGCGCTTCACGGTGGGGGGCGAGGCGCCGGGCACGCCGGCTCCGACGACCTGGTCGCCGGCCGAAGCGGGCGACCCCGAGTGGGAGCGGTACGTCCGCGAGTCGGCCGCCCACCTGGAAGTCCGCGCCCCGGTCGATGCGGGACCGCACGTCGTCGGGGTCTCTTTCGTCCGCAACCGCTGGGAGCCCGAGGGTCCGCTGCAGCCCGTGATGAAGGGAGCGGTCCTGTCGAACGACGAGAAGTACCACGGGAACGCGGAGGTCCAGGCCCTGACCATCGAGGGCCCCTACGAGGGCGCCGTTCCCGAGGACACACCGAGCCGGCGGCGAATCTTCGTGTGCGATCCCGCCGCCGTGACGGAGGAGGAGGCCTGCGCCGAACGGATCCTGTCCAGGCTGGCCCGCCGCGCCTATCGCAGGCCCCCGGCGGACCCGGACGTCGATACGCTGCTGGAGTTCTTCCGGGACGGGCGGGCGAAAGCGGGGGGCCGCTTCGACAGCGGTATCCAGCTCGCGCTCGAACGGCTGCTCGTCGATCCCGACTTCCTGCTGCGCGTGCACGAGGAGCCGCCGGGCGCGGCGCCGGGACAGGCGTACCCGCTGGGCGGCCTGGAACTCGCGTCGCGCCTGTCGTTCTTCATGTGGAGCAGCATTCCCGACGACGAGCTGCTCGACGTCGCCGAGCGCGGCGAGCTGACGGATCCCGCGGTGCTGCGCCGGCAGGTGCGGCGCATGCTGGCCGATCCGCGCAGCGAGGCGCTGGTGAGCAACTTCGCGGTGCAGTGGCTGCACCTGCGGAACCTCGACGACGTGAAGGCCGATCCCGCCGTCTATCCCGAGTTCGACCAGGATCTGGTGGAGGCGTTCCGGCAGGAGACGGCGTTGTTCATCGGCAGCACCATCGAGGAAGACCGGAGCGTCCTGGACCTGCTCGGCGCCAACTACACCTACGTGAACGAGCGGCTGGCCCGGCACTACGGCATCCCCGGCGTCTACGGGAGCCGCTTCCGGCGCGTGACGCTTCCGGACTTGGAGCAGCGGGGCGGATTGCTGGGCCACGGTTCGCTGCTGTCGCTGACCTCCTACCCGCACCGCACCTCGCCCGTCCTGCGGGGACGGTGGCTTCTGGAAGCGATCTTCGGGACGCCCCCGCCGGGTCCTCCGCCCGACGTGCCCGCGTTGCCGGAGCGGGGGGCGAACGACGCGCCGGCGTCGATGCGCGAGCGGCTGGAGATGCATCGGCGCAATCCCGCGTGCGCGAGCTGCCACCGGACCATCGATCCGCCGGGCTTCATGCTCGAGCACTACGACGCCATCGGGCGGTGGCGCTCCGTCACCGACGACGGACGCGCGGTCGACGCCGCCGGCACCCTGCCGAACGGGGTGACGGCGGAGGGCCTCGCCGGACTGCGAGCCCTGCTCCTCGAAGCGCCGGAGCAGTTCGCGGGCACGCTCACCAGGCGGCTGCTGGCCTACGCCCTCGGGCGCGAGCCGCAGTACTACGACCAGCCGACGGTACGCCGCATCGTCCGCAACGCGGCGGCGGACGGGCACCGCTGGTCATCCATCATTCTCGGGATCGTCGAGAGCCCGGCGTTCCTGACCCGGCGGGCGGCGGAGTGA
- a CDS encoding PepSY domain-containing protein, with protein sequence MSLRRAIFWVHLAVGVAASVVILMLAVTGVILTYEAQLDRWALRGYRADPPSPDVAPLGVDELIARVVTREQPAGLVASVALQRDPREPAVVELDDGTTLHVDRFEGESLGDGDTRTRRFLRSVLYWHRWFALEGEQRIVGRTIVATVNVGFLFLLVSGIYLWWPSAASRAAWRNALWFRGGLGGRARDFNWHNVIGFWSAVPLAVIVFSGATISYQWAADVVHRLAGDTPPFQASPRPWESAAQDDPPVAPDQAPPLLALQALAAKAGAETPDWRTLTIDLPASVHDPVVVAVDRGTGRQPSKSEDLLFDRATGELVARAGYPTFSRGFKIRRWLRFAHTGEVYGVIGQSIAGITSLGVAVMVWTGLAMSWRRFFGSPGRT encoded by the coding sequence ATGTCCCTGCGCAGGGCGATATTCTGGGTGCATCTGGCGGTGGGCGTCGCCGCCTCCGTCGTGATCCTCATGCTGGCGGTGACCGGCGTGATCCTCACCTACGAGGCGCAGCTCGACCGGTGGGCGCTGCGCGGGTATCGCGCCGATCCCCCAAGTCCCGACGTCGCGCCGCTCGGGGTCGACGAGTTGATCGCGCGCGTCGTCACCCGCGAGCAGCCCGCCGGTCTCGTCGCGTCCGTGGCCCTGCAACGGGATCCCCGCGAGCCGGCGGTCGTCGAGCTCGACGACGGGACCACCTTGCATGTCGACCGCTTCGAGGGCGAGTCGCTGGGCGACGGCGACACGCGAACGCGACGCTTTCTCCGGAGCGTCCTGTACTGGCACCGGTGGTTCGCCCTGGAGGGGGAGCAGCGGATTGTCGGTCGGACCATCGTGGCGACCGTCAACGTCGGGTTCCTGTTTCTGCTCGTCAGCGGGATCTACCTCTGGTGGCCGTCGGCCGCAAGTCGGGCGGCCTGGAGGAACGCACTGTGGTTTCGCGGCGGCCTCGGCGGGCGCGCGCGCGATTTCAACTGGCACAACGTGATCGGTTTCTGGTCGGCCGTGCCGCTCGCCGTCATCGTCTTCAGCGGCGCCACGATCTCGTATCAATGGGCCGCCGACGTCGTCCACCGGCTCGCGGGCGACACGCCGCCGTTTCAGGCGTCGCCGCGACCGTGGGAGTCGGCCGCGCAGGACGACCCGCCCGTTGCTCCGGACCAGGCGCCCCCGCTGCTCGCGCTGCAGGCGCTGGCCGCGAAGGCCGGCGCCGAGACGCCCGACTGGCGAACGCTCACGATCGACCTTCCCGCCTCGGTTCACGACCCGGTCGTGGTCGCCGTCGACCGCGGGACGGGCCGCCAGCCGTCGAAGAGCGAGGACCTTCTGTTCGACCGGGCAACCGGCGAGCTGGTCGCACGGGCCGGCTATCCGACCTTCAGCCGCGGCTTCAAGATCCGCCGCTGGTTGCGGTTCGCGCACACCGGCGAGGTGTACGGCGTGATCGGGCAGTCGATCGCCGGCATCACATCCCTGGGCGTCGCCGTGATGGTATGGACCGGCCTCGCGATGAGCTGGCGCCGTTTCTTCGGCTCCCCGGGCCGGACGTAA